A single region of the Arthrobacter sp. PAMC25564 genome encodes:
- a CDS encoding very short patch repair endonuclease translates to MADRLTPERRSWNMSRIRGKNTQPELLVRRLLHAKGYRYRLHGTARGGRLPGSPDLVFASRHKVIFVNGCFWHFHDCRVGQHAPKTNAEFWETKRTRTRNRDAEQRRQLESAGWQVLTVWECELKDPSALEQQLDAFLLGAEAPSSRARRPAGVAPEDTTKLS, encoded by the coding sequence ATGGCGGACAGGCTGACACCGGAGCGGCGCAGCTGGAACATGTCCCGCATCCGGGGAAAGAACACTCAGCCTGAGCTGCTCGTCCGCAGGCTCCTCCATGCCAAGGGGTACCGCTACCGGCTGCACGGCACCGCCCGCGGCGGTCGCCTGCCCGGCAGCCCCGACCTGGTGTTCGCCAGCCGCCACAAAGTCATCTTCGTCAACGGCTGCTTCTGGCACTTCCACGACTGCCGCGTGGGTCAGCATGCGCCGAAGACCAACGCGGAGTTCTGGGAAACCAAACGCACGCGCACCCGCAACCGCGACGCCGAGCAGCGCCGGCAGCTCGAGAGTGCAGGCTGGCAGGTCCTCACCGTTTGGGAATGCGAGCTCAAGGATCCCTCCGCGCTGGAGCAGCAGCTCGATGCCTTCCTGCTGGGCGCCGAGGCGCCGTCTTCCCGAGCCCGCCGGCCCGCCGGCGTCGCACCCGAAGACACAACAAAATTATCGTAG
- a CDS encoding pyridoxamine 5'-phosphate oxidase family protein: MMFEHADGNPILNLDDDQSWKLIEATKHGRLVVTVAGEPDIFPVNYAVSGRKLIIRTAPGNKLAELTINSKVLFETDGILSADAWSVVLRGTARVLEQSADIAAAEALGLKPWVPTLKDFYVEIEPTSVSGRHFQFGEQPEREI; this comes from the coding sequence ATGATGTTTGAACACGCAGACGGCAATCCCATCCTCAACCTGGACGACGACCAGTCCTGGAAACTGATTGAGGCCACCAAACACGGCAGGCTGGTAGTCACCGTGGCTGGCGAGCCGGACATCTTTCCGGTGAATTACGCGGTGAGCGGCCGGAAGCTGATCATCCGCACCGCCCCGGGCAACAAGCTGGCCGAACTGACCATCAACTCCAAGGTGCTCTTCGAAACGGACGGCATCCTGTCCGCGGACGCCTGGTCAGTCGTCCTTCGCGGCACCGCGCGTGTACTGGAGCAGTCCGCGGACATCGCCGCGGCCGAGGCGCTGGGACTGAAGCCCTGGGTCCCCACCTTGAAAGACTTTTACGTCGAGATCGAGCCGACATCGGTTTCCGGCCGCCACTTCCAGTTCGGCGAGCAGCCCGAACGGGAGATCTAG
- a CDS encoding UTRA domain-containing protein, whose amino-acid sequence MGTRVQRPADVRSGALYQYLSDTGLHPTGKVTGVERVEPPARIRDLPGLESHERLLHFTRLISVEEEPLVEADVYIRAPEDFSPTAAELDDEGSAFRLLERQFGIAHVRAEHDAWATAATADQAAIFGVSQGSPLLVIETIFYTTGDRPAGWRSAVHEAEKFKYRFSTSQ is encoded by the coding sequence GTGGGCACCCGGGTTCAGCGGCCGGCCGACGTGCGGTCGGGGGCCTTGTACCAGTACCTCTCCGACACCGGACTGCATCCGACAGGGAAGGTCACCGGCGTCGAGCGGGTAGAGCCGCCCGCCCGGATCCGGGACCTCCCGGGGCTCGAATCGCACGAACGGCTCCTGCATTTCACGCGCCTGATCTCGGTTGAGGAGGAGCCCCTCGTCGAAGCCGACGTCTACATCCGGGCGCCTGAGGACTTCAGCCCCACGGCCGCGGAACTGGACGATGAAGGCTCCGCCTTCCGGCTCCTGGAGCGACAGTTCGGCATCGCACACGTACGAGCCGAGCACGATGCCTGGGCGACCGCGGCAACCGCCGACCAAGCGGCGATCTTCGGCGTGAGCCAGGGAAGCCCGCTGCTCGTCATCGAGACAATCTTCTACACGACGGGTGACCGGCCCGCGGGGTGGCGCTCCGCGGTGCACGAGGCCGAAAAGTTCAAGTACCGGTTCAGCACAAGCCAGTGA